One stretch of Chryseobacterium sp. LJ668 DNA includes these proteins:
- a CDS encoding ATP synthase F0 subunit C has translation MDITTGTGLIYVGIGLAVLGVGLGIGKIGGHAMDAIARQPEQAGKIQGAMLIAAGLIEGAGLIAIIFGAFIK, from the coding sequence ATGGACATCACAACTGGAACAGGATTAATTTACGTAGGTATCGGTTTAGCAGTATTAGGAGTAGGTCTTGGTATTGGTAAAATCGGTGGGCACGCTATGGATGCTATCGCTAGACAGCCAGAACAAGCTGGTAAGATTCAGGGAGCAATGCTTATTGCTGCAGGTCTTATCGAAGGTGCTGGTCTTATCGCGATTATCTTTGGTGCTTTCATCAAGTAA
- a CDS encoding KUP/HAK/KT family potassium transporter encodes MKNEIKKKVTLASLIVAMGIIYGDIGTSPLYTFKAIIGERNISEILVLGGISCIFWTLVLQTTVKYVWLTLKADNQGEGGIFSLYSLVRRYGKKIVIPTMIGAAALLADGIITPAVSVTSAIEGLEMIKGIGRVPIVPIVIIVISLVFFLQRFGTQKVGRAFGPVMVIWFSVLLILGLSQIIHYPSVIKALNPYYAYELLAQYPKGFWLLGAVFLCTTGAEALYSDLGHCGRENIRITWGFVKVCLVVNYLGQASWLLHQGNPLLEGRNPFFEMMPEWFLIPGVIISTLAAIVASQALISGSFTLINEAINLNFWHRVAIKQPTETKGQIYIPSVNNMLWIGCVLVVLYFQNSSRMEAAYGLAITLAMMMTTFLLSYFLLYKLKWNKILVFSLLLVFAIIEISFFIANLVKFQEGGYITVFVGGVFFMVMYISYFGRKINNRYTKFTDLGKFSSQIVNLSNDEEIPKYTTHLIYLTKADRRDQIEEKIINSIFDKKPKRADVYWFFHINRTNHPYTLDYEVSELVDDKVIKIVLNIGFRIKPRTELYFEKIIDDLIANKELNLHLRNNGTTKYNPTIDFKFIIMEKYLSVENEFALKEGIILNSYFFLKRWGQRDEDAFGLDRNDVLVEHMPLVFEPLKILNLERKL; translated from the coding sequence GTGAAAAACGAAATTAAAAAAAAGGTCACCTTAGCATCGCTCATCGTAGCAATGGGAATTATTTACGGTGACATCGGTACAAGCCCGCTCTATACTTTCAAAGCAATCATTGGCGAACGGAATATCAGTGAAATATTAGTTTTAGGCGGTATTTCGTGTATATTCTGGACTTTAGTTCTCCAAACCACCGTGAAATATGTATGGTTAACCTTAAAAGCCGATAACCAAGGTGAAGGCGGTATTTTTTCTCTATATTCCTTAGTCAGAAGATACGGAAAAAAAATAGTGATTCCCACGATGATTGGTGCGGCAGCACTTTTGGCAGATGGTATCATCACACCGGCAGTTTCTGTAACCTCCGCAATAGAAGGTCTGGAAATGATTAAAGGAATCGGTCGTGTTCCTATTGTTCCTATTGTAATTATCGTGATTTCTTTAGTGTTTTTTTTACAGAGGTTTGGTACTCAGAAAGTAGGAAGGGCTTTTGGACCCGTCATGGTCATTTGGTTTAGTGTATTACTCATTTTAGGATTGAGCCAGATTATCCATTATCCTTCCGTAATCAAAGCACTGAATCCTTATTATGCTTACGAGCTTTTAGCTCAATATCCTAAAGGTTTTTGGCTATTGGGCGCAGTTTTTCTCTGTACAACAGGAGCCGAGGCTTTGTACTCGGATCTCGGACATTGCGGAAGAGAAAACATCAGAATTACCTGGGGTTTTGTAAAGGTTTGCTTAGTTGTAAATTATCTCGGACAGGCTTCGTGGTTGCTTCATCAGGGAAATCCTTTGCTGGAAGGTAGAAATCCGTTTTTTGAAATGATGCCTGAATGGTTTTTAATTCCGGGAGTAATAATTTCAACACTTGCTGCAATTGTAGCTTCACAAGCTTTGATCAGCGGATCTTTTACTTTGATCAATGAGGCTATTAACCTCAATTTCTGGCACAGAGTTGCGATCAAACAACCTACAGAAACCAAAGGTCAAATCTATATTCCGAGTGTGAATAATATGTTGTGGATAGGTTGTGTGCTCGTTGTTTTGTACTTTCAAAATTCATCAAGAATGGAAGCAGCCTATGGTTTGGCAATCACTTTGGCGATGATGATGACGACTTTCTTATTGTCGTATTTCTTACTATACAAATTAAAATGGAACAAAATTTTGGTATTTTCTTTATTGCTTGTTTTTGCAATCATAGAAATCTCTTTTTTCATTGCCAATTTGGTTAAATTTCAGGAAGGCGGCTACATTACGGTTTTCGTAGGTGGAGTATTCTTTATGGTCATGTATATCAGTTATTTTGGAAGGAAAATCAACAACAGATACACCAAATTTACTGATCTGGGTAAGTTTTCAAGCCAGATCGTGAATTTGAGTAATGACGAAGAAATCCCAAAATATACGACACATCTTATATATTTAACCAAAGCAGATCGAAGAGATCAGATCGAAGAGAAAATAATCAATTCTATTTTTGATAAAAAACCAAAAAGAGCTGATGTTTATTGGTTTTTCCATATCAACAGAACCAATCATCCGTACACGTTAGATTATGAAGTTTCTGAACTTGTAGATGATAAGGTGATCAAAATAGTCCTGAATATTGGTTTTAGAATCAAGCCGAGAACCGAATTGTATTTTGAGAAAATAATTGACGACCTGATTGCCAATAAAGAACTGAATCTGCATCTGAGAAATAACGGCACAACTAAATACAATCCTACCATCGATTTCAAATTTATCATTATGGAAAAATATCTTTCGGTGGAGAATGAATTTGCATTAAAAGAAGGGATTATTCTCAATTCTTATTTCTTCCTGAAACGTTGGGGGCAAAGAGATGAAGATGCTTTCGGATTAGACCGGAATGATGTTCTGGTGGAGCATATGCCATTAGTTTTTGAGCCTTTGAAGATCCTGAATCTTGAACGTAAATTATAA
- a CDS encoding F0F1 ATP synthase subunit B, with the protein MGIIEPGIGLLFWMTLTFAILLFILAKFAWKPIVNAVNDRESSIVDALNQAKLAKKEMEDLKSDNERIIREAKIERDSILKEAREIKDRIVGEAKDVAKAEGDKMIEAAKQTIQTEKNAAMSEIRTQIGALSVNIAESILQKNLEKTEAQDELVQNYLNKSNLN; encoded by the coding sequence ATGGGAATTATAGAACCTGGAATTGGACTTTTGTTTTGGATGACGCTTACATTCGCTATCCTATTATTTATCCTTGCTAAATTTGCTTGGAAACCAATTGTAAATGCAGTAAATGACAGAGAATCTTCTATCGTTGATGCTTTGAATCAGGCTAAATTGGCTAAAAAAGAAATGGAAGATCTTAAATCTGATAACGAAAGAATCATTCGTGAAGCTAAGATTGAAAGAGATTCTATCCTTAAAGAAGCAAGAGAAATTAAAGACAGAATTGTAGGAGAAGCTAAAGATGTTGCAAAGGCGGAAGGTGATAAAATGATCGAAGCTGCTAAACAGACTATCCAGACTGAAAAAAATGCTGCCATGTCAGAAATCAGAACTCAGATCGGTGCTTTATCTGTAAATATTGCAGAATCTATCTTGCAGAAAAATTTAGAGAAAACTGAAGCTCAGGACGAGTTGGTTCAAAATTATTTAAACAAATCTAATCTTAACTAA
- the atpH gene encoding ATP synthase F1 subunit delta, producing MLTSKVAKRYAQGLLDFTNESGQTAAVFSEMKDVKKLMSESEDLNKFFKTPYIDAKKKEDVAKEIFKAFSPVSQNLITLVIRQGRESHLKNIAQQFINKVEDINGVQRITLTTATQLSKENVDQILKSTDLVKAGSNFDLNLTINPDILGGYILRVGDQQIDASVKSKLNNIKKDFHLN from the coding sequence ATGCTTACATCTAAGGTAGCTAAGAGATACGCGCAAGGTTTGCTGGATTTCACAAACGAATCCGGACAGACTGCTGCTGTATTTTCTGAAATGAAAGATGTTAAGAAACTGATGTCTGAATCTGAGGATTTAAACAAATTTTTCAAGACGCCTTACATCGATGCAAAAAAGAAAGAGGACGTTGCAAAAGAGATTTTTAAAGCTTTTTCACCGGTTTCTCAGAATTTGATTACTTTAGTGATCAGACAGGGTCGTGAGAGTCATTTGAAGAATATTGCTCAACAATTCATCAACAAAGTTGAAGATATCAATGGAGTACAGAGAATTACACTTACCACTGCGACTCAGCTTTCAAAAGAAAATGTTGATCAGATTTTAAAATCAACAGATTTAGTAAAGGCAGGTTCAAACTTTGACTTAAATCTTACCATCAATCCTGATATTTTGGGAGGATATATTTTAAGAGTAGGAGATCAGCAGATCGATGCATCTGTAAAATCTAAGCTTAATAATATCAAAAAAGATTTTCATTTAAACTAA
- the atpA gene encoding F0F1 ATP synthase subunit alpha: MAEINPAEVSAILKQQLANFDTQSNVEEVGTVLTIGDGIARVYGLENVQYGELVKFASDVEGIVLNLEEDNVGVALLGESKLVREGDTVRRTNRISSIKVGEGMLGRVVDTLGNPIDGKGPIAGELYEMPLERKAPGVIYRQPVTEPLQTGIVAIDSMIPVGRGQRELIIGDRQTGKTTVAIDTIINQKEFFDAGNPVYCIYVAIGQKASTVAQIVKTLSDKGALAYTVIVAANASDPVPMQVYSAMAGASIGEFFRDTGRPALIIYDDLSKQAVAYRELSLLLRRPPGREAYPGDVFYLHSRLLERAAKVIADDTIASQMNDLPESLRPIVKGGGSLTALPIIETQAGDVSAYIPTNVISITDGQIFLETDLFNSGVRPAINVGISVSRVGGNAQIKSMKKVSGTLKLDQAQYKELEAFAKFGSDLDASTLAVISKGERNVELLKQPVNSPLPVDTQVAMIYAGTENLMRNVPVKKVKEFQVEYIAFLRSKHPETMAAIKAGKIDNDITGVLKQAANDLASKYN; encoded by the coding sequence ATGGCAGAAATAAATCCGGCAGAAGTATCTGCGATCTTAAAACAACAGTTGGCCAACTTCGACACTCAATCAAATGTTGAGGAAGTAGGTACAGTTTTGACCATCGGTGATGGTATTGCTCGTGTATACGGGTTAGAAAATGTACAGTACGGTGAGTTGGTAAAATTTGCTAGCGATGTAGAAGGTATCGTACTAAACTTAGAAGAAGACAACGTAGGGGTGGCTCTTTTAGGTGAAAGTAAATTGGTAAGAGAAGGAGATACAGTAAGAAGAACAAACAGAATCTCTTCTATCAAAGTAGGAGAAGGAATGTTGGGTAGAGTAGTTGATACTCTTGGTAATCCTATCGATGGTAAAGGACCTATCGCAGGTGAATTATACGAAATGCCATTGGAAAGAAAAGCTCCGGGTGTTATCTATAGACAGCCGGTAACCGAGCCTTTACAAACAGGTATCGTTGCAATCGACTCAATGATTCCAGTAGGAAGAGGTCAGAGAGAGTTGATCATTGGTGACAGACAGACAGGTAAAACTACTGTTGCTATCGATACGATCATCAACCAAAAAGAATTTTTTGATGCTGGTAACCCAGTATATTGTATATATGTTGCAATTGGACAAAAAGCTTCTACAGTAGCTCAAATTGTTAAAACACTTTCTGATAAAGGAGCTTTAGCATATACTGTAATCGTTGCTGCAAATGCTTCAGATCCGGTTCCGATGCAAGTTTATTCTGCAATGGCAGGTGCTTCTATCGGTGAATTCTTCAGAGACACTGGTAGACCGGCTTTAATCATTTATGATGATTTATCTAAACAAGCGGTAGCTTACCGTGAGCTCTCTCTTCTATTGAGAAGACCACCGGGCCGTGAAGCTTACCCTGGAGACGTTTTCTATCTTCACTCAAGATTATTGGAAAGAGCTGCAAAAGTAATCGCTGATGATACCATTGCAAGCCAGATGAATGATTTACCAGAGTCTTTAAGACCAATCGTAAAAGGTGGTGGATCATTGACTGCACTTCCTATTATCGAAACTCAGGCAGGTGACGTTTCTGCATATATCCCGACCAACGTAATCTCTATTACAGACGGTCAGATTTTCTTAGAAACTGACTTGTTTAACTCAGGGGTTCGTCCGGCAATCAACGTAGGTATTTCTGTATCGAGAGTTGGTGGTAATGCTCAGATCAAATCTATGAAGAAAGTTTCTGGTACTCTTAAATTAGACCAGGCTCAGTATAAAGAATTGGAGGCGTTTGCTAAATTCGGTTCAGACCTTGATGCTTCTACTTTAGCTGTTATCTCTAAAGGTGAAAGAAACGTAGAATTGTTGAAGCAGCCGGTAAATTCTCCACTTCCTGTAGATACTCAGGTGGCAATGATTTATGCTGGTACAGAGAACCTGATGAGAAATGTTCCTGTGAAAAAAGTAAAAGAATTTCAGGTAGAATATATCGCTTTCCTAAGATCTAAGCATCCTGAAACGATGGCTGCAATCAAAGCCGGGAAAATCGATAACGATATCACAGGTGTTCTTAAGCAGGCAGCTAATGATTTAGCTTCAAAATATAACTAA
- the ffh gene encoding signal recognition particle protein, with protein MFNSLQDKLDKALHNLSGRGKITEINVAETVKEIRRALVDADVNYKVAKDLTKRVQDKALGENVLTSLTPGQLMTKIVHDELVDLMGGSQEGINLSGKPSVILIAGLQGSGKTTFSGKLANYLKTKKNKKPLLIACDVYRPAAIDQLKVLGGQIGVPVYTEEGATNPSTIAENGINFAKQNGHDVVIVDTAGRLAIDEQMMSEIKSVHYFIKPSETLFVVDAMTGQDAVNTAKAFNEALNFDGVVLTKLDGDTRGGAALTIRSVVEKPIKFISTGEKMEALDLFYPERMADRILGMGDVVSLVERAQEQFDEEEAKKLHKKIAKNEFGFDDFLKQINQIKKMGNMKDLMGMIPGVGKAIKDVEISDDAFKHIEAIIYSMTPEERRRPSIINTQRKSRIAKGAGRKIEDVNALMKQFDQMGKMMKMMQGPQGKQMMQMMSKMPNMPGMGGMFGK; from the coding sequence ATGTTCAATAGTTTACAGGATAAATTAGACAAAGCGCTTCACAATCTTTCCGGACGTGGAAAGATTACCGAGATCAACGTGGCGGAAACCGTAAAAGAGATCCGCAGAGCATTGGTGGATGCCGACGTTAATTATAAAGTAGCGAAAGATCTTACAAAGAGAGTTCAGGATAAAGCTTTAGGAGAAAACGTTCTTACATCGCTTACTCCGGGACAATTAATGACAAAGATTGTTCATGACGAGCTGGTAGATTTGATGGGAGGTTCTCAGGAGGGCATCAATCTTTCAGGAAAACCTTCTGTGATTTTGATCGCCGGACTTCAGGGTTCTGGTAAAACAACTTTTTCAGGAAAGCTTGCTAATTATTTAAAAACTAAAAAGAATAAAAAACCTCTATTGATTGCCTGCGACGTTTACCGTCCTGCAGCGATCGATCAGCTGAAAGTTCTTGGCGGACAAATCGGTGTCCCGGTTTATACAGAAGAAGGCGCAACAAATCCTTCTACGATTGCTGAAAACGGGATCAATTTTGCAAAGCAGAATGGCCACGATGTGGTAATTGTCGATACGGCTGGTCGTCTTGCGATTGATGAGCAGATGATGAGCGAAATTAAATCTGTACATTATTTCATTAAACCAAGCGAAACATTATTCGTTGTAGATGCAATGACCGGTCAGGATGCTGTGAATACGGCAAAAGCTTTTAACGAAGCTTTAAATTTTGACGGAGTTGTTTTAACTAAATTAGACGGCGATACACGAGGTGGGGCGGCTTTAACGATTCGTTCGGTTGTAGAAAAGCCAATCAAATTTATCTCTACCGGAGAAAAAATGGAAGCTTTAGACCTTTTTTACCCCGAAAGGATGGCCGACAGAATCTTAGGAATGGGAGACGTTGTTTCTTTAGTTGAAAGAGCTCAGGAACAATTTGATGAAGAAGAAGCAAAAAAACTTCACAAGAAAATTGCTAAAAACGAATTTGGTTTTGATGATTTTTTAAAGCAGATCAATCAGATCAAAAAAATGGGTAATATGAAAGACTTGATGGGAATGATTCCGGGAGTTGGAAAAGCCATTAAAGATGTAGAAATTAGTGATGATGCATTTAAACACATTGAAGCCATTATTTATTCGATGACGCCTGAAGAAAGAAGAAGGCCTTCTATCATCAATACTCAGAGAAAAAGCAGAATTGCTAAAGGTGCAGGAAGAAAAATTGAAGACGTCAATGCATTAATGAAACAATTTGACCAGATGGGAAAAATGATGAAGATGATGCAGGGTCCTCAAGGAAAACAAATGATGCAGATGATGAGCAAAATGCCAAATATGCCTGGAATGGGCGGAATGTTTGGGAAATAA
- a CDS encoding outer membrane beta-barrel protein — MKAKFLIAITAICTIQSIFLHAQEKSTDSSATVRIPFEGYDLTWINGQNRQTDFPLTLKDKNDETVITGVAYVDSYYNYDFNRPKDNTHTISSAIGRSNEFTINMASIGLETNYKNIIGRLWLQFGQMGSIIQDLDGTVNHGKNTSVGNLKYIREASAGYHFDVMHGLNFEAGIFMSYIGLESYVLGENWNYQRSLVCDFTPFYFQGARIQAYPSKKFKTEVWVMNGWQTYNSWNSGLGLGISNYYRPNENLQLVANFYLNGKDTRNNPEIRRFHHDHSVVARYYKNKESKGLSQAAFSINNHYGFQSGGGLKAKENFMIGTSIANRLWFNQNKLALSLRADAITNPGAYLAFSPSPVADNDFNEAISEGEDLKMFQGTATLDFMPNQFITFRLEYGFRKSNIPYFAGSGGTTSPDGWIDTPIENWRPDLRKSDSRITFAVMFRL, encoded by the coding sequence ATGAAAGCAAAATTTTTAATAGCTATCACTGCAATCTGCACTATACAGTCAATTTTCTTACATGCTCAGGAAAAGTCAACAGATTCTTCCGCTACGGTCAGAATCCCGTTTGAAGGATATGATTTGACTTGGATCAACGGTCAAAACCGGCAAACTGATTTCCCTTTAACCTTAAAAGATAAAAATGATGAAACCGTAATTACAGGAGTTGCTTATGTAGATTCTTATTACAATTATGATTTTAATCGTCCGAAAGATAATACGCACACGATTTCTTCTGCAATTGGCCGGTCCAATGAGTTTACAATCAATATGGCAAGTATTGGTCTTGAAACCAATTATAAAAATATCATCGGAAGATTATGGTTACAATTCGGCCAGATGGGCTCAATCATTCAGGATCTTGACGGCACTGTGAATCATGGAAAAAACACAAGTGTAGGCAACTTAAAATATATACGGGAAGCCTCTGCCGGTTATCATTTTGATGTGATGCACGGATTAAATTTTGAAGCCGGAATTTTTATGAGTTATATCGGCTTAGAAAGTTATGTTTTGGGTGAAAACTGGAATTATCAGCGGAGTTTGGTCTGCGATTTTACACCGTTTTATTTTCAGGGCGCAAGAATTCAGGCTTATCCGAGTAAGAAATTTAAAACTGAAGTATGGGTGATGAATGGATGGCAGACCTACAATTCCTGGAATAGCGGTTTAGGTTTAGGAATTTCAAATTATTACCGGCCAAACGAAAATTTACAGCTGGTTGCCAATTTTTACCTGAACGGAAAAGATACCAGAAACAATCCTGAAATACGTCGCTTTCATCACGATCACAGCGTTGTTGCGAGATATTATAAAAATAAGGAAAGTAAGGGTTTGTCTCAGGCGGCTTTCAGCATCAACAATCACTATGGTTTTCAAAGTGGAGGTGGTTTAAAGGCAAAAGAAAACTTTATGATAGGAACTTCAATTGCCAACAGATTGTGGTTTAATCAAAATAAATTGGCGCTCTCACTTCGTGCAGATGCGATTACAAATCCCGGAGCATATCTTGCATTTTCGCCGTCACCTGTTGCTGATAATGATTTTAATGAAGCAATCTCAGAAGGTGAAGATCTCAAAATGTTTCAGGGAACGGCTACTTTAGATTTTATGCCCAATCAGTTTATCACATTCAGATTAGAATATGGCTTTCGAAAAAGCAACATTCCGTATTTTGCAGGGAGCGGAGGAACGACAAGTCCTGATGGCTGGATCGACACACCTATTGAAAATTGGCGTCCCGATCTGAGAAAATCCGACAGCAGAATTACTTTTGCAGTGATGTTTAGACTGTAG
- the atpG gene encoding ATP synthase F1 subunit gamma: MANLKEIRGRISSISSTMQITRAMKMVSAAKLKKAQDAIVMLRPYSEKLQEIIQNVNSSSDPDQVSIYAQKREVKKVLFIAVTSNRGLAGAFNSNVVKELNIQFQNNSQYEIEVLTIGKKAYDAVRRGRTVFSNESSVFDKLSFDVVSNVTETVMSNFREGKFDEVYVIYNKFINAATQEVMTEKVLPISMVETDIAETQVETDYIFEPNRNEILDNLIPKSIKTQVFKAVLDSVASEHGARMTAMHKATDNAQELKNDLVIFYNKARQAAITNEILEIVSGAEALKNS, encoded by the coding sequence ATGGCAAACTTAAAAGAAATACGAGGAAGAATCAGTTCAATTTCATCTACGATGCAGATTACACGTGCTATGAAAATGGTTTCGGCAGCGAAACTGAAAAAAGCACAGGATGCCATCGTAATGTTGAGACCGTATTCTGAAAAACTGCAGGAAATCATCCAGAATGTAAATTCTAGCTCAGATCCTGATCAGGTTTCTATTTATGCTCAAAAAAGAGAGGTTAAAAAAGTGCTTTTTATTGCTGTAACTTCAAACAGAGGTTTGGCAGGGGCATTTAACTCTAATGTTGTGAAAGAGCTGAATATTCAGTTTCAAAACAATTCTCAGTACGAAATCGAAGTTCTTACCATTGGTAAAAAGGCTTATGATGCAGTAAGAAGAGGCCGTACTGTGTTTTCAAACGAAAGCAGTGTTTTTGATAAATTAAGTTTTGATGTAGTTTCAAACGTTACCGAAACGGTAATGAGCAATTTCAGAGAAGGTAAATTTGATGAAGTGTATGTGATTTACAATAAATTTATCAATGCTGCTACACAAGAAGTAATGACAGAAAAAGTTCTTCCGATTTCTATGGTAGAAACTGACATTGCAGAAACTCAGGTGGAAACAGATTATATCTTTGAACCGAACAGAAATGAAATTTTAGATAATTTAATTCCAAAATCTATCAAAACTCAGGTTTTCAAAGCGGTTTTAGATTCCGTAGCTTCAGAGCACGGTGCAAGAATGACAGCGATGCACAAAGCAACAGACAATGCACAGGAACTGAAAAACGATTTGGTTATCTTCTACAACAAAGCTAGACAGGCTGCAATTACAAACGAGATCTTAGAAATCGTTTCCGGAGCAGAAGCTTTGAAAAACTCTTAA
- the atpB gene encoding F0F1 ATP synthase subunit A yields MNRKVSSLFFAFLFVLISGFAAAQHESEGEKSAEKVEHAEEGKPFNATKMIMEHISDSNEWHLWTTKDENGKEDHFSIPLPIIIKDNAGWHTFLSNDIAHGHEHDGYTLHEGQVVSTKGIEKATLFAVISGKQKASDVFFDMSITKNTASMFLSVIFMLIIFIGMARNYKKSQLPKGAGKLLEPVIVFIRDEVAIPNIGSVKYKRYMPYLLTAFFFIWFNNLFGLIPFFPGGANLTGNIAITSVLAIITLLITLFSANKDYWKHIFMPPVPLLLYPIMVPIEIIGIFTKPFALMMRLFANITAGHIMILAIISLIFIFQSPFLGFASVPLALFVSVLELLVAALQAYIFTVLSALFIGIAVAEHDHDHAHNDDDSVGHDTMVA; encoded by the coding sequence ATGAATAGAAAAGTTTCTTCATTATTTTTCGCATTTTTATTTGTGTTAATAAGCGGTTTTGCTGCTGCACAACACGAGTCTGAGGGAGAAAAATCAGCTGAAAAGGTAGAGCACGCAGAGGAAGGGAAGCCTTTCAATGCTACCAAAATGATTATGGAACACATCAGTGATTCTAATGAATGGCATTTATGGACTACTAAAGATGAAAATGGAAAAGAAGATCATTTTTCTATCCCTTTACCTATTATTATTAAAGATAACGCAGGATGGCACACTTTCTTGTCTAATGATATTGCTCACGGTCACGAACACGACGGCTACACTTTGCACGAAGGGCAAGTAGTATCAACTAAAGGAATCGAAAAAGCAACTCTTTTTGCGGTGATTTCAGGAAAACAAAAAGCAAGCGATGTATTTTTTGATATGTCAATCACAAAGAATACCGCATCGATGTTCTTGTCTGTAATTTTTATGTTGATCATTTTTATTGGTATGGCAAGAAATTATAAGAAATCTCAGCTACCAAAAGGAGCAGGGAAATTATTAGAGCCAGTAATTGTATTCATAAGAGACGAAGTGGCTATTCCAAATATCGGTTCTGTAAAGTATAAAAGATATATGCCTTATTTATTGACTGCATTTTTCTTTATCTGGTTCAACAACTTATTCGGATTGATTCCTTTCTTTCCTGGTGGAGCAAACCTTACAGGAAATATAGCAATCACTTCAGTTTTGGCAATCATTACATTATTAATTACATTGTTCAGCGCCAATAAGGATTACTGGAAACACATCTTTATGCCGCCGGTTCCGTTATTGTTATATCCGATTATGGTTCCAATCGAGATCATCGGGATCTTTACAAAACCTTTCGCTTTAATGATGCGACTTTTCGCAAACATTACTGCAGGTCACATTATGATCTTAGCGATTATCTCTTTGATCTTTATCTTTCAATCACCATTCTTAGGATTTGCATCTGTACCATTAGCATTATTTGTTTCTGTATTGGAACTTTTAGTTGCGGCATTACAGGCATATATCTTCACAGTATTATCAGCATTGTTTATAGGTATCGCAGTTGCAGAACACGATCATGATCATGCACACAACGATGATGACAGTGTAGGTCACGACACAATGGTAGCTTAA